The genomic DNA CCAGGGCATGGAGGATCATCTTGGAGACATGGACTTCAAGGTGGCAGGTACATCCAAAGGGGTTACTGCCCTGCAAATGGACATCAAAATCGATGGACTTTCAAGGGAAATCCTTGAGGAAGCACTCCAACAAGCGAAAAAAGGCCGTATGCAGATCTTGGACAGCATGCTTGCAACGATCTCAGAATCAAGGACGTCCCTATCCGCCTATGCTCCTAAGATCCTTACGATGCATATCAATCCGGATAAGATCCGCGACGTCATCGGGCCAAGCGGTAAGCAAATCAATAAGATCATCGATGAGACAGGCGTGAAGATCGACATCGAGCAGGACGGAACCATCTTCATCTCGTCCACTGATGAAGAGAGCAACAAAAAAGCGAAAAAGACGATCGAAGATATTGTCAGGGAAGTCGAGCCTGGCCAAATGTATCTTGGGAAAGTCAAGCGCGTAGAGAAGTTCGGAGCGTTCGTCGAAATCTTCGCAGGAAAAGATGGACTCGTACACATTTCAGAGCTTGCTGAAGAGCGCGTCCGTAAAACGGAAGACGTTGTCGCTGTCGGTGATCAGCTTCTTGTGAAGGTGTTGGATATCGATAATCAAGGCCGTGTCAACCTATCAAGGAAGGCCGTCCTTAAAGAACAGCGTGAAAAAGAAGAGCAAAACCAGGCATAATGTTGCTGATCAGTCCGTCTTGCTGGGATTCCATCCCGCAAGGCGGCTTTTTTTTGCCCGCGTTCTACCTTGTCCCAGTCCTTCATACTATTAATAGGGAGGACGGTGAATGCAAATGGGGAGAAAATACTTGATAGCACTACCTGTAATTGCTATTCTGACTTTAGCGGCTGTACAAAACCCTTGGACCAATCAGTATGTCGCGCATCTTAAAGGCCAGTCGGTGACGACAACTTCTAATAAGAGCAACCTCATGCAACAAATCGAGGAAAAGGCATCCGGGGGGATCAAGCCACAAGATGCCATGATTGATCCGGTATGGAAGGCAACACCCGGCTATAATGGTATCGATCTGGACATTGATGCTTCCTATAAGCAAATGAAGAAGACAGGAACCTTTGATGATGATAAACTTGTGTGGAAGCAGTTGAAGCCTTCTAAGCACCTGGAGGACCTTCCGCCTTCCCCTGTGTACAGAGGGAATCCGGAGAAACCGATGGCTGCATTTATCATCAATGTTGCCTGGGGTAACGAGTATATCCCTGATATGCTGGAGACGCTCAAGAAGCACCAGGTATACGCCACCTTCTTCCTTGAAGGACGGTGGGTAAAGAATAATCCGAAGCTTGCCAGGATGATTGTCGAGGCGGGTCATGAAGTAGGGAATCATTCCTATTCCCACCCTGATATGAAATCCCTGCAAACCTCCAAGGTGAGAGATGAATTGAAACGTACGAATGATATCATCGAGGTGACCACTGGAGAAAAGGTTAAGTGGTTTGCCCCTCCGAGCGGGAGCTATCGGGACGAAGTGGTCGAAATTGCCGATGAAATGGATATGAGGACCATCATGTGGAGTGTGGATACGATTGATTGGCAAAAACCGAGTCCGGATGTGTTGATCGACCGCGTGATGGGAAAAATGCATAAAGGGGCAATCGTCCTTATGCATCCCACTGCGTCTACGGCAAACGCCCTGAACGCCCTCATCGTTCAGGTGAAAGAAAAGGAATTGAGACTAGGGACGGTCTCTAGTTTAATGAAAGAAGAAAGAATCCTGGAAGAAGGAGATAATTCTCCTTGAGTGAGGAAATAGTAAGGACAGGTACATCAAGACTAGGAGGAACTTTTTTGATTAAGAAATATACTTGCCAAAATGGACTGCGAATTGTGCTCGAACAAATCCCGACGGTCCGATCGGTTGCCATCGGGGTTTGGATCGGTGCAGGTTCACGTAATGAAACAAAAGAAAACAATGGGATCTCACATTTTCTTGAACATATGTTTTTCAAGGGGACGAAAACGAAGACGGCAAGGGAAATCGCCGAATCATTCGACAGTATAGGCGGTCAGGTTAATGCCTTCACATCAAAAGAATACACGTGCTATTATGCGAAGGTGCTCGATAACCATGCCGGCTACGCCTTACATACGCTTGCGGATATGTTCTTCCATTCCACTTATGTGGAAGAGGAATTGAAAAAGGAAAAGAATGTTGTATACGAAGAGATCAAAATGTACGAAGATACACCTGATGACATCGTGCATGATCTCTTGAGTAAAGCCGTATATGAAGATCACCCACTGGGCTATCCGATCCTCGGAACGGAAGAAACACTGGACACGTTCAACCAGGCAAAGTTGAAGCAGTATATGCATGATATGTATACTCCGGATCAGGTAGTGGTGTCCATTGCAGGCAACGTCGACGAGTCCTTCATCAAAGAGGTGGAGAAGCTTTTCGGATCCTATGAGGGAGGAAAAGGCCGCGACGATCGTGACCAGCCCCAATTCTTCTATAATAAACTTGCACGGAAGAAGGATACGGAGCAGGCTCATTTATGCCTTGGGTATAACGGCCTTCAAATCGGTCATCCCGACATCTATAACCTCATCATCCTGAACAATGTACTAGGAGGCAGCATGTCCTCACGCCTCTTCCAAGAAGTAAGGGAGCAGCGTGGACTGGCATACTCAGTATTCTCCTATCACTCCTCCCATGAAGATAGTGGAATGGTCACCATCTATGGAGGGACAGGAGCCAATCAGCTTGATGAGCTGTTCGATACGATCGACTCCACATTGAAAGGCCTCAAGGCAGAGGGCATCACGGAAAAGGAACTCCTTAACAGCAAGGAACAGTTGAAAGGAAATCTGATGCTGAGCCTTGAAAGCACCAACAGCCGGATGAGCCGCAACGGGAAAAATGAACTGTTGTTGAAACAGCACCGGACGCTGGATGAGATCGTCGATGAAATCGATGGCGTCACCATCGATAAAGTGAATCAATTGACCCATGAGATTTTCACGGACGACTATGCAGCAGCGTTGATCAGTCCTGATGGGAACCTGCCGTCCAATATGAGAAAATAATCAAAAAGGTCAGCACATGCTGGCCTTTTTTTTGATTCTGATTGTGAAGAGGGTTGTATACATTAATAATAAAGGGAGGGGAAGCCAGTGAGATTGAGTGAACTGAGCGGAAAGGAAATCGTGGACTACGGAAGGGCTGAAAGATTGGGGGTTCTGGGACATACTGATCTCGAATTCGATCATCGATCGGGTCAGATCGATGCCTTGATCATTCCCATGGGCAAGTGGATGCGCAAGCAAAGCGGTGAAATACGGGTCCCATGGCATATGATCAGGACCATCGGAACGGATATGATCATACTGGAAGTGGCAAGGGAATGAAAAAACGGGGAAGCCCGTTTTTTTTTTTTTGCTTTCTTGTGACGCGCTCCCAAAAGTGTAAGGAAGGAATGCAAGAGGCATCTCCTCACCCTTTACGTGCTCTATACATAGACTGAAGAAGTGAAAGGCTTCATGAAGATGCGATTATGGTAAAAGTAGGTGAAAGCACTGATGTTGACCGGAATGCACATCGCAGTTCTGGGTGGAGATGCTCGCCAATTGGAGATTATCCGTAAACTTACTGAGTTGGATGCGAAGATATCCCTTGTCGGTTTTGAACAATTGGATCATGCATTCACCGGGGCTACGAAAGAGAAAATGAGTGAAATTGATTTTTCCATGATGGACGCCATCATTTTACCGGTTCCGGGTACCAATCTTCAAGGGGAGATCGAAACCATCTTTTCAAATGAAAAAGTCGTGTTGACAGAAGAAATCTTAAGCAGGACCCCTGACCATTGCACAATCTACTCCGGAATCACCAATGATTATTTAAGCGGGATCGTGGATGCGTCAAAACGCGATCTTATTCAGCTGTTCGAAAGGGATGACGTCGCCATCTATAATTCCATCCCGACAGTAGAAGGCACAATCATGATGGCCATTCAACATACGGATTTCACCATCCATGGTTCGAATATCGTCATCCTCGGGCTTGGTCGTGTGGGGATGAGCGTGGCCAGGACCTTCCATCATCTCGGGGGCAGGGTGAAAGTAGGCGCCAGGAAAACGGAGCACTTGGCAAGGGCATCAGAGATGGGACTGGATTCCTTCCAATTAGGTCAGCTGGAAAAGCATGTCGGACAATGTGATATCTGCATCAATACGATTCCGGCTCCCATCATCACACCCGGGGTCATTGCAAAGATGCCCTCTCATATCCTTGTTATCGACCTTGCTTCCAAACCGGGAGGGACCGATTTCAGATTTGCCGAGAAGCGTGGGATCAAGGCGCTCCTTGCCCCGGGTCTCCCGGGTATTGTGGCACCGAAGACGGCAGGTCAGATACTGGCCAATGTTCTATGCAAGCTGATGGATGATCGAAACAAAGGAAAGGGGAGTTCTACGTGAGCATTAAAGGAAAAAGAATCGGATTTGGTCTGACTGGTTCGCACTGTACCTATGATGAAGTATTTCCGCAAATCGAGAAACTGGTCAACGGGGGCGCGGATGTTCTTCCAGTCGTATCATCAACCATGATGAATACGAACACGCGGTTCGGAAAAGGGGAGGACTGGGTCAAGAGAATTGAAGACGTGACGGGGCACAAAGTGATTGATTCAATTGTGAAAGCAGAGCCGCTCGGTCCGAAGATTCCCCTGGACTGTATGGTGATTTCACCCCTTACAGGCAATACCATGAGTAAATTCGCCAACGCCATGACCGACTCCCCGGTCCTGATGGCGGCAAAGGCTACTTTGAGAAATCATCGTCCCGTTGTACTTGGGATCTCAACAAATGATGCCTTGGGGCTTAACGGTATCAATTTGATGAGGCTGATTTCCACAAAGGATATCTATTTCATCCCATTCGGCCAAGATGCACCGGAGCAAAAACCGAAATCCATGGTGGCACGGATGAGCTTGACTCAGGAGACAATCGAAGCCGCGATGGAGGGAAGGCAGCTCCAACCTGTCGTGATTGAACGGTATCTGGATTGATCGCAAGGGAAGGCTTCCGCATGGATAGCCTTCTTTTCCTTGTACGAAAAAGAGTCTATTGAAAGAAGATTCTTTATGTTAGAATATACTTTATTATAGTAAATGGCTAAATTGCTATTATGAAAAGTTTTGGAAGGAGAGAGGATTTTGAATACAACGGAATTAAACGTGGCAGTCGTCGGTGCAACCGGGGCAGTCGGACAACAAATGCTGGAAACATTAGAAAAAAGGGATTTTCCGATAAAAAATCTGATCTTACTATCTTCTGCCCGTTCGGCAGGTTCAACAGTATCTTTTAGAGGAAGAGAGTATACGGTGGAAGAAGCGAAGCCCGAAAGCTTTGAAGGGGTGGATATTGCCTTGTTCAGTGCAGGGGGAAGCGTATCAAAGCTTCTTGCTCCCGAGGCAGTGAAAAGAGGGGCCATCGTAGTCGACAATACAAGTGCCTACCGTATGGATCCCGAAGTTCCGCTCGTTGTACCTGAAGTAAATGAGGAAGATCTGAAACTTCATAAAGGCATCATTGCCAATCCCAACTGTTCGACAATCCAGATGGTTGCCGCTCTAGAGCCACTGCGTAAAGCCTATGGACTGAAAAAGGTGATCGTTTCTACCTATCAAGCTGTATCCGGCGCCGGTGCAGTCGCCATAGATGAATTAAATGATCAGGCGCAGGCGATCCTGTCGGGCGATTCCTTTGAGCCGAATGTCCTGCCGGTCAAAGGGGATAAAAAACATTATCAGATAGCCTATAATGTGATCCCTCAGATTGATCTGTTCCAGGAAAATGGTTTTACATTCGAAGAAATGAAGATGATCAATGAAACAAAAAAGATCATGCATCAACCTGATTTGAAGGTGTCAGCCACATGTGTGAGACTCCCAGTAGTAACAGGTCACTCTGAAAGTGTATATATTGAGATTGATAAGGACTCCATTTCGGTGGGGGATATTCATGCGCAACTCACGGCAGCTCCGGGTGTAACCCTTCAGGATGTACCCGAAGAACAAATTTATCCGATGCCTGCCGATGCAGTAGGGAAGCCGGATGTTTTTGTCGGACGCGTGAGAAAAGACCTTGATGAGGACAACGGATTCCACATGTGGATCGTATCCGATAACCTTTTGAAAGGCGCTGCCTGGAATTCAGTGCAGATTGCTGAAAGCCTATTGAAATTGGGTCTGGTTAAATAAGCAGAAGAGGATCATAACAACATACGACGACTAACTCAAGCAACCATCCCCCTACCTCTTGACCATTGATGAAGAGGTGTAGACATGAAAGTGATCGTCCAGAAATTCGGAGGTACTTCCGTAAGGGATGAATCAACAAGGCTGAAAGCCATTGCTCATACAAAAGAAGCCATCAGTGAAGGGTATAAGGTGGTCGTGGTCGTCTCCGCCATGGGCAGAAAAGGTGAGCCGTACGCAACCGACTCCCTACTCGGACTCATAGGAGAAGGGAACACGAGAATCAGCAAAAGGGAACAGGACTTATTATTATCATGCGGAGAAATCATTTCGAGTCTCGTCTTTTCCAATATGCTCCTGCAGAATGGGGTGTGTTCCACGGCGCTGACCGGGGCTCAGGCAGGCTTTCGCACCAATGATGACTTTGGCAATGCCAGGATCATGGAAATGGATTGCGAAAGGATTAAAAAAGAACTTGATCTTCATGACGCCGTAGTGGTAGCCGGGTTTCAAGGAGCGACCCCCAGGGGTGATATTACGACGATCGGCAGGGGTGGGAGCGATACCTCCGCCTCCGCACTCGGCGTCGCATTGGAGGCAGAGTTTATCGATATCTTCACCGATGTGGAGGGAATCATGACGGCGGACCCACGCATTTCATCCAGGGCGCGGCCCATTAAGGTCGTATCCTATAATGAAGTATGCAATATGGCGTACCAGGGAGCAAAGGTCATTCATCCGCGAGCGGTTGAAATCGCCATGAACTCGAATGTACCCATCAGGATCCGGTCCACGTATTCGAAAGATCCGGGTACCCTTGTCACCACACCGGGCTTCATGAAGGATCATGAACATTTCAGAAGTCACCCCGTCACAGGCATAGCCCATGTACAGTCTCTTACACAGATCAAGGTATTCGCACGGGAGGATCAATATGATCTGCAGGCGGAAGTGTTCAAGGCGATGGCGAGGGAAGGCATCTCCGTGGATTTTATCAACATTTCCCCTCGGGGAGTCGTTTATACGGTTTCTTCCACTTTGAGCGACCGTGCCATTACCGTTCTTAAGAATCTCGGTCATGTTCCCCATGTGGAACGGGAGTGCGCCAAGGTATCCGTGGTTGGAGCGGGAATGACCGGTGTTCCGGGTATCACATCCGTCATCGTGTCCTCCCTTTCTGATCTTGGTATCAGGATCCTGCAGTCTGCCGATAGCCATACAACCATCTGGGTACTCGTAAAAGAGCATGATCTTGTGAATGCCATCAATGCCCTTCATGATGCCTTTCAACTGCAAGAGAGGGATGCTGCCTGGTTAGCGCATCAATTTGAGGAGAGTGAATAGTTGTGAATTTTGGCCGTGTATCAACAGCGATGGTCACACCGTTTGATCGTAAAGGGAATATCGATTTTAATAAAACGACACAGTTGATCAACTACCTGATCGAACATGGGACTGATTCTCTCGTGATTGCCGGGACAACAGGAGAATCCCCGACGCTTACAAAGGAAGAGAAGCTTGCATTATTCCGTCATGCAGTCAAAATCGCAGATGGCCGGATCCCTGTCATTGCAGGTACCGGAAGCAATAATACGAAGGAATCCATCGATCTGTCCAAAAAAGCGGAAGCAATCGGTGTCGATGCCATCATGCTTGTAGCACCATATTATAGTAAACCAAGTCAGGAAGGCATGTTCCTTCACTTTAAAGAAGTGGCTGACGCCGTCTCATTGCCGGTCATGCTCTATAATGTTCCTGGAAGGTCCGCCGTCACCATTTCACCGGACACCATCATCCGACTATCGGGGGTTCCGAATATCATGTCGGTAAAAGAGGCAAGCGGCGACCTTGGTGCCATGACGAAGATCATCGCGTCCACAGCTGACGACTTCCTCGTATATTGTGGAGATGATGGTTTGACCCTGCCTGCCCTATCGATCGGTGCCGATGGAATCGTTTCTGTTGCTTCCCACATCATCGGGAAAGAAATGCAGCAGATGGCAGAGGCCCATCTCTCTGGAGATACAAGTCGTGCAGCGAAACTGCATCAGGAGTTGCTACCTTTGATGGAAGGTCTATTTGCAACCCCGAGCCCAGGACCTGTCAAAACCGCCCTGCAGCTTAAGGGTCTTGATGTCGGTTCTGTCCGCCTTCCGCTGATTCCACTGACGGAAGATGAAAGGAAGAACCTCAGCAAACTTTTATCATGAAAACTCAAGTGAGGCTGAGACAAACATGTTTTAGTCATAGTAAAACCCGAATCATTTTTGCCTACGATAAAGCAAATGATTCGGGTTTTAAATTGGTTTAATGAACATTCAAATTTCATCGTTTCTAGCGGTTGATCGGAGTGCAAGACGAAGACTCCCGCGGGAAGAGTAGCTGATGTGAGACCCCGCAGGCGTGCCGAGGTGGCTCACGGGCTACCCGCGGAAAGCGAAGTCTTGCACGGAGATCATGAGCGGCATTAAGATCCTATACTGATCGTGTTCGGCATTAAAGGGGCCTTTTTTAGTTTTATCCCATTCTCATTCATCTCATAGAGGTGTACTCTGTGATAAATTTCTAGGTCAAAGAAGGATTCCTCACAGCCATTCTCGAAATAGTACATATTCGAACGTGCACTTTTCTACATAGACGTCAACCAGAAGGTAGAGGATAATTTTGGTTGTATTATGAAAAGGGTTTCCTTTATAATGATTTTAACTGATATAAGATCGGGGAAAGCACAACATAGGAGGACATAATGGTGAGTAATAGCAAAGTGAAACATGAAGAAATCAAGATCATCCCCTTGGGCGGAGTAGGGGAAATCGGTAAAAATATGTATATTGTAGAAGTCGATGAAGATATTTTCGTCATCGATGCAGGGCTGATGTTCCCTGAAAATGAAATGCTCGGGATCGATATCGTCATACCGGACATCCAATACCTTGAACAAAACCGCGGGAGAGTAAAAGGAATTTTCCTTACCCATGGTCATGAAGACAGCATCGGGGCCATTTCTTACCTATTGGATAAAGTGAGGGCACCGGTTTACGGTACAAGATTGACCAATGCACTCGTGAAGGCAAGGCTGAAAGATGAGCAGGTGCGCACGGATGTAAAGTTCTACACCATTCACTCGGACAGCAGGCTCCAGTTCAACGGTGTGGATGTGACGTTCTTCAAGACGACTCACAGTATACCGGACTCTGTGGGAGTTTGCATCCATACCTCACAAGGAGCCATCGTGCATACAGGTGAATTCAAATTCGATCAATCTGCTAAGCACTTTTATCGTCCCGACCTTGGAAAGATGGCGCAGATTGGTGAGAAGGGGGTCCTCTGTCTCCTATCGGACAGTACTGAAGCAGAAAGACCTGGTTTTACCACCTCGGAATCGGTCATTGAAACGCATCTGAATAGTGCATTCAGAAAAGCCAAGGGCAGAGTGATCGTTGCCTGCTTTGCATCAAATCTCATCAGGCTCCAACAGGTATTTGATGCAGCTGAACAGAACAAGCGGAAAGTCGTGGTTGTAGGCAAAAGCCTGAAGAGAGTTTACGATATCGCGCTGAAGCTCGGGTATCTCCATGTCCGCGAAGACTTGATCATAGGCATCGACCAGATCGGTGACTTCTCAAGTGACGAGGTGGTCATCCTTGCCACCGGTTCACACGGAGAACCATTCGAGGCCCTTCAGCGTATGGCCAAGCGTTCCCACAGACATGTGAACATCGAGAAGGGTGATACCGTATTGATTACGGCAACGCCATCACCTGGCATGGAAGTGATCGCTGGAAGAACGATCGACATGGTGTACAGAGCGGGAGCAGAAGTATTGACCGCTGATAAGAAAGTACATGTGTCCGGTCATGGGTCACAGGAAGATCTGAAACTTATGCTCAATATCATGAAACCGAAATACTTTGTTCCGATCCAAGGGGAATATAAGATGCTTATTGCCCATAGTAAAATCGCTCATGATATCGGCCTTCCTTTCAAGCAAATCTTCATCCTCGACAAGGGAGATATCCTACAGTATAAAGACGGGAAGATGAGGATGGGCGGCCGGGTCCAGGCCGGCAATGTACTGATCGATGGGATCGGAGTAGGAGATGTCGGCAATATCGTCCTCAGGGACAGAAGACTCCTATCTGAAGATGGTGTATTCACTGTCGTCGTCACGATCAACCGGAAGTCCAAGAGCATTGTAGCAGGCCCGGAAATCATCTCTAGAGGGTTCGTATATGTGAGGGAATCGGAAGCTCTCATCGAGAAAGCGTCAGAAATCGTCGAAAGTGTGGTCCATAATTATCTGCAGAAAGGGTCATTCGAATGGACGACCATCAAGCAGGATGTAAGGGACCAGCTCAACTACTTCTTATACAATAAAACCAGAAGAAGACCGATGATTCTCCCGATCATCATGGAAGTTTAATCCAAGAAGGCTATCTGTTGTCCATGCAGATAGCCTTTCCGTTTTACGCAGGGGTATAAATCCTCTCCTTTATTGAATAATAATGGTATGCACCAAGCGAAAAGGAGTTGGACTTATGGATACAAGAATGGAACAGGAAGATCAGCCGGGCAAGGATGATAAAGATAAACCGTCAGGCTTGATGGAGAAGATCCAACAGCTGGGACAAACCAATGTGCCACAGCTTTCACAGGACTCAAATATTCACTGTCTGACAATCGTGGGACAGATCGAGGGTCATATGCAGCTCCCACCACAAAATAAAACAACGAAATATGAGCATATCCTTCCTCAGCTCGTGGCCATTGAACAGAATCCTAAAATCGAAGGGCTCGTCGTCATACTCAACACCGTCGGCGGAGATGTGGAAGCGGGTCTTGCCATATCAGAGATGATCGCATCGCTTTCTAAGCCGACAGTATCCCTTGTTCTTGGTGGAGGGCACAGCATAGGTGTCCCAATTGCCGTTTCGTGTGACTATTCATTCATCGCGAGCACTGCCACCATGACAATCCATCCTGTGCGATTGACCGGTCTTGTGATCGGAGTGCCGCAGACATTCGAGTATCTGGACAAGATGCAGGATCGCGTCGTGAGCTTTGTAACCAAGCACAGTAACATTTCTGAAACAGATTTCAAGGACCTTATGTTCGCAAAGGGGAACCTGACACGGGATATCGGAACGAATGTCGTTGGTGATGATGCGGTCAAATACGGACTCATCAATGGGATCGGAGGGATCGGTCAAGCCATCAAGAAAATCAATGAGCTGATCGAACTGAACCACACGGATGAAGGGGAGGGACTGATCCAATGATCCTCTACACCATCATTCCCCAGGAAGCCGTATTCGCGACGGACCCAGAAGTATATGCCTCCCAGATGATGATCGACTACGAAGGAGTGCCGCTGATGGTCCAGAAGGAAGAGGAGAATTACCGGGTATTGAGGGTGATGAGCAGTGATCCTTCCCATTTCCTCGACAATCGCTTTTCTCCTGGTATGATCCTTGGTAATTAAGGCATAAAGAGGATTCTTTCACCATGTAGGGTATGGTATACTAAAAAAGAGACATAAGATGAACATGACGGATGGGGACTGACACCTGTGGCGAAGAAGGATGCCGATAAGGGTCAGCCCTTTCTTCATCTTCACGTACATAATCCGTAAGACTTCTTAAGAATTTAGGTGAATTGAATTGGCGAAAAAAAAGAAAAGGAAAAAAAAGGGACCGAACACCAACGCACTGAAGCAGACTATAAAATATGAAATTACCGGCTTGATGCTGTTGACGCTCAGTTTGATCTCAGTCATCAAGTTGGGGGCGGTGGGTAGGGCCGTCGTCCATTTCTTCAGGTTCTTCATGGGAGAATGGTATATGGCAGCTCTGCTTCTAATGATCTACATCGCGGGATACCTGATGGTGAAACGGGAAGTACCACTTCTCTTCAGCAGGAGATTGGTAGGGATATATATCATCGTGGCGAGCTTCCTGCTCCTCAGCCACGTGAAGCTTTTCGATCTGCTGAGCAATGATGGTGCCTTTGAGCACCCGAGTGTCATCATGAACACATGGGATCTCTATTGGATGGATATCAGGGGAGAATCCAGTACCTCCGACATCGGAGGTGGGATGATCGGCAGCGTCCTGTTCGCCGTGTCCTATTTCCTCTTTGATTCACAGGGGGCACGGATCATGAGTGCGACCTTCATCATCATCGGGATCATCCTGGTGACCGGTCGATCCCTTGGGGATGTACTCGGTCGGATCGGAAAAAGATTCGGGGCATTCATCACCTCCCAGTGGGAAGCATTCAAGGTGGATATGGCAGAATGGAAAGAAGAAAAAGCAAAAAAGAAGCTGGAAAAGCCAGCTCTTGAAAAGAAAGTGCAGGAAAAGGAAACGAAGGTGCCTT from Rossellomorea marisflavi includes the following:
- a CDS encoding M16 family metallopeptidase, producing the protein MIKKYTCQNGLRIVLEQIPTVRSVAIGVWIGAGSRNETKENNGISHFLEHMFFKGTKTKTAREIAESFDSIGGQVNAFTSKEYTCYYAKVLDNHAGYALHTLADMFFHSTYVEEELKKEKNVVYEEIKMYEDTPDDIVHDLLSKAVYEDHPLGYPILGTEETLDTFNQAKLKQYMHDMYTPDQVVVSIAGNVDESFIKEVEKLFGSYEGGKGRDDRDQPQFFYNKLARKKDTEQAHLCLGYNGLQIGHPDIYNLIILNNVLGGSMSSRLFQEVREQRGLAYSVFSYHSSHEDSGMVTIYGGTGANQLDELFDTIDSTLKGLKAEGITEKELLNSKEQLKGNLMLSLESTNSRMSRNGKNELLLKQHRTLDEIVDEIDGVTIDKVNQLTHEIFTDDYAAALISPDGNLPSNMRK
- a CDS encoding polysaccharide deacetylase family protein → MGRKYLIALPVIAILTLAAVQNPWTNQYVAHLKGQSVTTTSNKSNLMQQIEEKASGGIKPQDAMIDPVWKATPGYNGIDLDIDASYKQMKKTGTFDDDKLVWKQLKPSKHLEDLPPSPVYRGNPEKPMAAFIINVAWGNEYIPDMLETLKKHQVYATFFLEGRWVKNNPKLARMIVEAGHEVGNHSYSHPDMKSLQTSKVRDELKRTNDIIEVTTGEKVKWFAPPSGSYRDEVVEIADEMDMRTIMWSVDTIDWQKPSPDVLIDRVMGKMHKGAIVLMHPTASTANALNALIVQVKEKELRLGTVSSLMKEERILEEGDNSP
- the dapG gene encoding aspartate kinase; translation: MKVIVQKFGGTSVRDESTRLKAIAHTKEAISEGYKVVVVVSAMGRKGEPYATDSLLGLIGEGNTRISKREQDLLLSCGEIISSLVFSNMLLQNGVCSTALTGAQAGFRTNDDFGNARIMEMDCERIKKELDLHDAVVVAGFQGATPRGDITTIGRGGSDTSASALGVALEAEFIDIFTDVEGIMTADPRISSRARPIKVVSYNEVCNMAYQGAKVIHPRAVEIAMNSNVPIRIRSTYSKDPGTLVTTPGFMKDHEHFRSHPVTGIAHVQSLTQIKVFAREDQYDLQAEVFKAMAREGISVDFINISPRGVVYTVSSTLSDRAITVLKNLGHVPHVERECAKVSVVGAGMTGVPGITSVIVSSLSDLGIRILQSADSHTTIWVLVKEHDLVNAINALHDAFQLQERDAAWLAHQFEESE
- a CDS encoding dipicolinate synthase subunit B; this translates as MSIKGKRIGFGLTGSHCTYDEVFPQIEKLVNGGADVLPVVSSTMMNTNTRFGKGEDWVKRIEDVTGHKVIDSIVKAEPLGPKIPLDCMVISPLTGNTMSKFANAMTDSPVLMAAKATLRNHRPVVLGISTNDALGLNGINLMRLISTKDIYFIPFGQDAPEQKPKSMVARMSLTQETIEAAMEGRQLQPVVIERYLD
- the asd gene encoding aspartate-semialdehyde dehydrogenase, producing MNTTELNVAVVGATGAVGQQMLETLEKRDFPIKNLILLSSARSAGSTVSFRGREYTVEEAKPESFEGVDIALFSAGGSVSKLLAPEAVKRGAIVVDNTSAYRMDPEVPLVVPEVNEEDLKLHKGIIANPNCSTIQMVAALEPLRKAYGLKKVIVSTYQAVSGAGAVAIDELNDQAQAILSGDSFEPNVLPVKGDKKHYQIAYNVIPQIDLFQENGFTFEEMKMINETKKIMHQPDLKVSATCVRLPVVTGHSESVYIEIDKDSISVGDIHAQLTAAPGVTLQDVPEEQIYPMPADAVGKPDVFVGRVRKDLDEDNGFHMWIVSDNLLKGAAWNSVQIAESLLKLGLVK
- a CDS encoding YlmC/YmxH family sporulation protein; protein product: MRLSELSGKEIVDYGRAERLGVLGHTDLEFDHRSGQIDALIIPMGKWMRKQSGEIRVPWHMIRTIGTDMIILEVARE
- the dpaA gene encoding dipicolinic acid synthetase subunit A, which produces MLTGMHIAVLGGDARQLEIIRKLTELDAKISLVGFEQLDHAFTGATKEKMSEIDFSMMDAIILPVPGTNLQGEIETIFSNEKVVLTEEILSRTPDHCTIYSGITNDYLSGIVDASKRDLIQLFERDDVAIYNSIPTVEGTIMMAIQHTDFTIHGSNIVILGLGRVGMSVARTFHHLGGRVKVGARKTEHLARASEMGLDSFQLGQLEKHVGQCDICINTIPAPIITPGVIAKMPSHILVIDLASKPGGTDFRFAEKRGIKALLAPGLPGIVAPKTAGQILANVLCKLMDDRNKGKGSST
- the dapA gene encoding 4-hydroxy-tetrahydrodipicolinate synthase; this translates as MVVNFGRVSTAMVTPFDRKGNIDFNKTTQLINYLIEHGTDSLVIAGTTGESPTLTKEEKLALFRHAVKIADGRIPVIAGTGSNNTKESIDLSKKAEAIGVDAIMLVAPYYSKPSQEGMFLHFKEVADAVSLPVMLYNVPGRSAVTISPDTIIRLSGVPNIMSVKEASGDLGAMTKIIASTADDFLVYCGDDGLTLPALSIGADGIVSVASHIIGKEMQQMAEAHLSGDTSRAAKLHQELLPLMEGLFATPSPGPVKTALQLKGLDVGSVRLPLIPLTEDERKNLSKLLS
- a CDS encoding ribonuclease J; translated protein: MVSNSKVKHEEIKIIPLGGVGEIGKNMYIVEVDEDIFVIDAGLMFPENEMLGIDIVIPDIQYLEQNRGRVKGIFLTHGHEDSIGAISYLLDKVRAPVYGTRLTNALVKARLKDEQVRTDVKFYTIHSDSRLQFNGVDVTFFKTTHSIPDSVGVCIHTSQGAIVHTGEFKFDQSAKHFYRPDLGKMAQIGEKGVLCLLSDSTEAERPGFTTSESVIETHLNSAFRKAKGRVIVACFASNLIRLQQVFDAAEQNKRKVVVVGKSLKRVYDIALKLGYLHVREDLIIGIDQIGDFSSDEVVILATGSHGEPFEALQRMAKRSHRHVNIEKGDTVLITATPSPGMEVIAGRTIDMVYRAGAEVLTADKKVHVSGHGSQEDLKLMLNIMKPKYFVPIQGEYKMLIAHSKIAHDIGLPFKQIFILDKGDILQYKDGKMRMGGRVQAGNVLIDGIGVGDVGNIVLRDRRLLSEDGVFTVVVTINRKSKSIVAGPEIISRGFVYVRESEALIEKASEIVESVVHNYLQKGSFEWTTIKQDVRDQLNYFLYNKTRRRPMILPIIMEV